The Lysobacter sp. genome includes a window with the following:
- a CDS encoding S9 family peptidase, with the protein MLRRHTLAAALLGLACTLPALAQTAPDATAVREEVGNRISEHIPAIPTELVDRLNRYQNTRGGSVAGWTKNGCLLVGTRFAETNQAHRVCQPLGMREQLTFYPEPLGGMSPSPAESPLDGFVFSKDKGGDEFSQLYWFDHATRNVTLLTDGKRTQNSGGQFSRDGKLLAYRSTARNGTDTDVWVRDIDTGTAKPVVTAGGSWSALDFSPDGKHLLVMKVVSAAEAYPGEVDLATGRLTLFPVDGGKAAFGGFAYAPDGKSVYFVSDEPVNGAAQEFQTLRHHDPATGKLTVLSARIPWDVAGFNLSDDGKHLAYVTNEDGISRLRVLSLPSHREIALPTLPIGVFGSGTFSPDGTRLALTLNSATSPSDVFVIDLAKATLTRWTQSEVGGLDASKFIAPTLVRYPTFDSVDGKRRTIPAFYYRPATVPAGRKLPVIISIHGGPESQSLPTFNPTAQFMANELGVAMLVPNVRGSSGYGKTYLSLDNGQRREDSVKDIGALLDWVAQQPELDSSRIGVMGGSYGGYMVLASLMHYSDRIRAGIDVVGISNFGTFLKNTESYRRDLRRAEYGDERDPKMMATFERISPLNHADRITSKLFVAQGKNDPRVPYTEAEQIVKAVRANGQPVWYLLYADEGHGFRKKSNNDYFGAASMLFWQQNLLNEGR; encoded by the coding sequence ATGTTGCGCCGCCACACGCTCGCCGCCGCCCTGCTCGGCCTCGCCTGCACCCTGCCCGCGCTCGCGCAAACCGCACCCGATGCGACCGCCGTGCGTGAAGAGGTTGGCAACCGCATCAGCGAACATATTCCCGCGATTCCGACCGAGCTGGTCGATCGCCTCAATCGCTACCAGAACACCCGTGGCGGCAGCGTTGCCGGCTGGACGAAGAACGGCTGCCTGCTGGTCGGCACCCGCTTCGCCGAAACCAACCAGGCGCATCGCGTCTGCCAGCCGCTGGGCATGCGCGAACAGCTGACGTTCTATCCCGAGCCGCTGGGCGGAATGTCGCCATCGCCGGCGGAATCGCCGCTCGACGGCTTCGTGTTCTCGAAGGACAAGGGCGGCGACGAGTTTTCGCAGTTGTACTGGTTCGATCATGCGACGCGCAACGTGACGCTGTTGACCGATGGCAAGCGCACCCAGAATTCCGGCGGCCAGTTTTCGCGGGATGGCAAACTCCTGGCGTATCGCAGCACGGCGCGCAACGGCACCGACACCGATGTTTGGGTGCGCGATATCGACACCGGCACCGCCAAACCCGTGGTGACGGCAGGCGGCAGTTGGAGCGCGCTGGATTTCTCGCCCGACGGTAAACACCTGCTGGTGATGAAGGTGGTGTCGGCGGCCGAGGCATACCCGGGCGAAGTGGATCTGGCGACAGGCAGGCTGACCCTGTTCCCCGTCGATGGCGGCAAGGCCGCGTTCGGCGGTTTCGCGTACGCGCCCGATGGCAAGTCGGTGTACTTCGTATCCGATGAGCCCGTGAACGGCGCCGCGCAGGAATTCCAGACGCTTCGCCACCACGATCCCGCGACCGGCAAGCTGACGGTCCTCAGCGCGAGGATTCCGTGGGATGTCGCAGGCTTCAATCTTTCCGACGACGGCAAGCACCTGGCATACGTCACCAACGAAGACGGCATCAGCCGGCTGCGCGTACTGTCGCTGCCATCGCACCGCGAGATCGCACTTCCGACGCTGCCGATCGGCGTGTTCGGCTCGGGCACGTTTTCGCCCGACGGCACGCGTCTCGCGCTGACGCTCAACAGCGCGACCTCGCCCAGCGATGTATTCGTGATCGATCTGGCCAAGGCCACGCTCACGCGCTGGACGCAGAGCGAGGTCGGCGGCCTGGACGCGTCGAAATTCATCGCGCCGACATTGGTCCGCTATCCGACCTTCGACAGCGTCGATGGCAAGCGCCGCACGATCCCCGCGTTCTACTATCGTCCGGCGACCGTGCCGGCCGGGCGCAAATTGCCGGTGATCATCAGCATCCACGGCGGACCGGAAAGCCAGTCGCTGCCCACGTTCAATCCCACCGCGCAGTTCATGGCGAACGAACTCGGCGTGGCGATGCTGGTGCCGAACGTGCGCGGTTCGAGCGGCTACGGCAAGACCTATCTTTCGCTGGACAACGGACAGCGTCGCGAAGACTCGGTGAAGGACATCGGCGCGTTGCTCGACTGGGTCGCGCAGCAGCCGGAGCTGGACAGCTCGCGCATCGGCGTCATGGGCGGCAGCTACGGCGGCTACATGGTGCTCGCCTCGCTGATGCACTACAGCGACCGCATCCGCGCCGGCATCGACGTGGTCGGCATTTCGAACTTCGGTACGTTTCTCAAGAACACCGAAAGCTATCGTCGCGATCTGCGTCGGGCGGAATACGGCGACGAACGCGATCCGAAGATGATGGCGACCTTCGAGCGCATTTCGCCGTTGAACCATGCCGACCGCATCACTTCGAAACTCTTCGTCGCCCAGGGCAAGAACGATCCGCGCGTGCCGTACACCGAAGCCGAGCAGATCGTGAAAGCGGTGCGCGCCAACGGCCAGCCGGTGTGGTATCTGCTGTATGCCGACGAAGGCCACGGTTTCCGCAAGAAGAGCAACAACGATTATTTCGGCGCGGCGAGCATGCTGTTCTGGCAGCAGAATCTGTTGAACGAGGGCCGCTGA
- a CDS encoding aminotransferase class III-fold pyridoxal phosphate-dependent enzyme: MEGTSTETDIARYTRTMNPYWVDVLAMLKLERPWREARGCLLIDDTGREYLDATSGFGTATLGHRSPVVEQALIDHLQAPGASISTFGWSSEASKVADTLLRLADADFDKVQFFSAGAEAVEAALKFAAIATGRRSFLGLSGGFHGLTGIATALAGEKFWSDGIATPLEFAETLPSLDPGIVRARLAKGDVAAVVLEPIQASAGSIEQTSEHLAALSDACRETGTMLIADEVASGIGRTGRWFGFHHWRSEFRPDMVVVSKGLTGALLPVSAVLCKNPVFDAVFGKGRAKIHGATMAGNPMSMACASAVLAEAERLDVCRLAAEGERIFRAAMAEHDPAGEEFEISGRGLMLAVRTKRVPLMELWVGMREHNVVMAPAPHRRGTLLMTPPLIVSAAQLQSIARHLVEVARSIVVEPPAPVGQPA, encoded by the coding sequence ATGGAAGGTACTTCGACCGAAACCGATATCGCCCGCTATACGCGGACGATGAATCCCTACTGGGTCGATGTGCTGGCCATGCTGAAACTCGAGCGGCCATGGCGCGAAGCGCGCGGCTGCCTGTTGATCGACGATACGGGGCGTGAATATCTCGACGCCACCTCGGGCTTCGGCACCGCCACGCTGGGGCATCGCTCGCCGGTTGTCGAACAGGCCTTGATCGATCATCTCCAGGCGCCCGGCGCCTCGATCAGCACATTCGGCTGGTCGTCGGAGGCATCGAAGGTTGCGGACACGCTGCTGCGCCTCGCCGACGCCGATTTCGACAAGGTGCAGTTCTTCTCCGCCGGTGCGGAAGCGGTCGAGGCTGCGCTGAAGTTCGCCGCGATCGCCACCGGCCGGCGCAGCTTTCTCGGTCTGAGTGGAGGCTTCCATGGTCTCACCGGCATCGCCACCGCGTTGGCGGGCGAAAAGTTCTGGAGCGATGGCATCGCGACACCGCTCGAATTCGCCGAAACCCTGCCGTCGCTCGACCCCGGAATCGTCCGCGCACGACTCGCCAAGGGCGATGTTGCGGCGGTCGTGCTGGAGCCGATCCAGGCCAGCGCCGGCTCGATCGAACAGACGTCCGAGCATCTGGCTGCGCTCAGCGATGCCTGCCGCGAAACCGGCACGATGTTGATCGCCGATGAAGTGGCGTCGGGCATCGGCCGCACCGGGCGCTGGTTCGGCTTCCATCACTGGCGCTCCGAATTCAGGCCGGACATGGTGGTGGTGTCGAAAGGCCTCACTGGCGCCTTGCTGCCGGTGTCTGCGGTGTTGTGCAAGAACCCGGTGTTCGACGCGGTGTTCGGCAAGGGGCGCGCAAAGATCCACGGTGCGACCATGGCCGGAAATCCGATGTCGATGGCGTGCGCATCGGCGGTGTTGGCGGAGGCGGAGCGGCTCGATGTCTGCCGTCTTGCCGCCGAGGGCGAACGCATCTTCCGTGCCGCCATGGCGGAACACGACCCGGCCGGCGAAGAGTTCGAGATCTCCGGTCGCGGCCTGATGTTGGCGGTGCGCACCAAGCGGGTTCCGTTGATGGAACTGTGGGTCGGCATGCGCGAACACAATGTGGTGATGGCTCCGGCGCCGCATCGTCGGGGCACGCTGCTGATGACGCCGCCGCTGATCGTGTCCGCCGCGCAGCTGCAATCCATTGCAAGACATCTGGTCGAGGTCGCTCGATCGATCGTGGTCGAGCCTCCTGCGCCGGTTGGGCAGCCGGCCTGA
- a CDS encoding Nudix family hydrolase — MSDSDSDRSRSGNIVHVVAGVINDARGRVLLARRTEGRDLAGLWEFPGGKVDPGETPEQALVRELHEELGIEAQVGDAVIAVPQQYPHKRLRLDVRRIASWSGMVKGLDGQALAWVPPHKLASYAMPDADRPVVAALLDPEHYLITPEPGDDDARWLSSLRKALENGVRRVQLRGRATAGDAPERWRRLVEQATRAARDADAEVLVNGDIALAQTLGIGVHLRAAQLMALSMRPLSQGLPVIASCHSHEDLAAAQALGCDAAVLGPVLPTPSHPGEVGIGWDGFVERRERVAIPLYAIGGMRRDDVVHARERGAQGIAAIRSLWPDEV; from the coding sequence ATGAGCGACAGCGACAGCGACCGAAGTCGAAGCGGGAACATCGTCCACGTCGTCGCCGGTGTGATCAACGATGCGCGCGGCCGTGTGCTGCTGGCGCGTCGCACCGAAGGTCGCGATCTCGCGGGCCTGTGGGAATTTCCCGGCGGCAAGGTCGATCCCGGCGAAACGCCGGAACAGGCGCTGGTGCGCGAACTGCACGAAGAACTCGGCATCGAGGCGCAGGTGGGCGATGCGGTCATCGCCGTGCCGCAACAGTATCCTCATAAACGCTTGCGTCTCGATGTGCGTCGCATCGCATCGTGGAGCGGTATGGTCAAAGGCCTCGACGGCCAGGCGCTGGCCTGGGTGCCGCCGCACAAGCTCGCGAGCTACGCGATGCCGGACGCCGATCGACCGGTGGTGGCCGCGCTGCTCGATCCGGAACACTATCTGATCACGCCCGAGCCCGGCGACGACGATGCGCGCTGGCTGTCGAGCCTGCGCAAAGCGCTTGAGAATGGTGTGCGTCGGGTGCAATTGCGCGGTCGCGCGACAGCCGGGGATGCGCCGGAGCGCTGGCGCCGGCTGGTCGAACAAGCGACGCGCGCCGCGCGCGACGCCGATGCCGAAGTGCTGGTCAATGGCGATATCGCGCTTGCGCAGACGCTCGGTATCGGCGTGCATCTGCGCGCAGCCCAGTTGATGGCCTTGTCGATGCGCCCGCTATCGCAAGGGTTGCCGGTGATCGCGTCCTGCCATTCGCACGAAGACCTCGCTGCCGCGCAGGCGCTGGGTTGCGATGCTGCGGTGCTCGGCCCCGTGTTGCCCACGCCGTCCCATCCGGGTGAGGTCGGCATCGGATGGGATGGTTTCGTCGAACGCCGCGAGCGCGTTGCGATTCCGCTGTATGCGATCGGCGGCATGCGCCGCGATGATGTCGTGCACGCGCGCGAAAGGGGTGCCCAAGGCATTGCCGCGATCAGGAGCCTGTGGCCGGACGAAGTTTGA
- the secA gene encoding preprotein translocase subunit SecA, translated as MLNRLLTSIFGSRNDRFVKQLGGIVKKINALEPQMQALSDAELQAKTPELKARVANGETLDKVLPEAFAVCREASNRVLGMRHYDVQLIGGMVLHLGKIAEMRTGEGKTLVATLPVYLNALEGQGVHVVTVNDYLARRDSAWMGKLYNWLGLSVGVVYPGMNHGDKAAAYGSDITYGTNNEFGFDYLRDNMALSKEDRHQRGLHYAIVDEVDSILIDEARTPLIISGPADESPELYVKVNRIVPQLKRQEVEDGVGDFWVDEKSKQVHLSEAGQEHAEDLLRRNGIIDENDGLYAAHNIHVVHHLNAAMRAHALFQRDVDYIVRDGEVVIVDEFTGRTLVGRRWSDGLHQAVEAKEGVPVQRDNQTLASITFQNLFRMYKKLSGMTGTADTEAYEFQNIYALEVVVIPTHREMVRKDHPDAVFLNKTGKYRAVVNEIRDANGRGQPVLVGTTSIEVSEMLSAQLKEAGIVHEVLNAKQHEREAHIVAQAGRPHAVTIATNMAGRGTDIVLGGSLESEIAALEAEAGAELGDAERQRIKAEWQQRHDAVKASGGLHIVGTERHESRRIDNQLRGRSGRQGDPGSSRFYLSLEDNLMRIFAADWVQRMMARMGLKEDDIIESPLVSKQIAGAQRKVEAHNFDIRKNLLDFDDVNNDQRKVIYRQRDELLEAESIQQNIDDIRADVVADLVDRFVPPNSIDEQWDLQGLDAELAAEFNLPQSIAKAVQEKTEIDAEGIAALAQAEVAKLFEDKETAIGSDTMRMLEKHLMLTVLDQSWKEHLGRMDYLRQGIHLRGYAQKQPKQEYKKEAFELFSELLEKVKREVISLLARVRIRSEEEIAQAEAAERARAEAVARQMQFQHPDMGGYSADEEAADPDYQNPSEVPKVGRNDPCPCGSGKKYKHCHGQLA; from the coding sequence ATGCTCAATCGCCTGTTGACCAGTATCTTCGGTAGCCGCAACGATCGTTTCGTCAAGCAACTCGGCGGCATCGTCAAGAAGATCAATGCCCTCGAACCGCAGATGCAGGCGCTCTCCGACGCCGAGCTCCAGGCGAAGACGCCGGAACTCAAGGCACGCGTCGCCAACGGCGAAACCCTCGACAAGGTGCTCCCCGAAGCCTTCGCGGTCTGCCGCGAAGCCTCGAATCGCGTGCTGGGCATGCGTCACTACGACGTGCAGCTGATCGGCGGCATGGTGCTGCATCTGGGCAAGATCGCCGAAATGCGTACCGGCGAAGGCAAGACCCTGGTCGCGACGTTGCCGGTGTATCTCAATGCGCTCGAAGGCCAGGGCGTGCACGTCGTGACCGTCAACGACTACCTCGCACGACGCGACTCGGCGTGGATGGGCAAGCTCTACAACTGGCTTGGCCTGTCGGTCGGCGTGGTGTATCCGGGCATGAACCACGGCGACAAGGCTGCCGCCTACGGTTCGGACATCACCTACGGCACCAACAACGAATTCGGCTTCGACTACCTGCGCGACAACATGGCGCTGTCGAAGGAAGACCGCCACCAGCGCGGCCTGCATTACGCGATCGTCGACGAAGTCGACTCGATCCTGATCGACGAGGCGCGCACGCCGCTGATCATTTCCGGCCCCGCCGACGAATCGCCGGAGCTGTACGTCAAGGTCAATCGCATCGTGCCGCAGCTGAAGCGACAGGAAGTGGAGGACGGCGTCGGCGATTTCTGGGTCGACGAGAAGAGCAAGCAGGTGCATCTGTCCGAAGCCGGCCAGGAGCACGCCGAAGATCTGCTGCGTCGCAACGGCATCATCGATGAGAACGACGGCCTGTACGCGGCGCACAACATCCATGTGGTCCACCATCTCAACGCCGCGATGCGCGCGCATGCGCTGTTCCAGCGCGATGTCGACTACATCGTTCGCGATGGGGAAGTGGTGATCGTCGACGAATTCACCGGTCGTACCCTGGTGGGTCGTCGTTGGTCCGACGGCCTGCACCAGGCGGTCGAAGCGAAGGAAGGCGTGCCGGTGCAGCGCGACAACCAGACGCTGGCCAGCATCACCTTCCAGAACCTGTTCCGCATGTACAAGAAGCTGTCGGGCATGACCGGCACCGCGGACACCGAAGCCTACGAATTCCAGAACATCTACGCGCTCGAAGTGGTGGTCATCCCGACCCATCGCGAGATGGTGCGCAAGGATCATCCCGACGCGGTGTTCCTCAACAAGACCGGCAAGTACCGCGCGGTGGTCAACGAAATCCGCGACGCGAACGGCCGAGGCCAGCCGGTGCTGGTGGGCACCACGTCCATCGAAGTCTCCGAGATGTTGTCCGCGCAGCTCAAGGAAGCCGGCATCGTCCATGAAGTGCTCAACGCCAAGCAGCACGAGCGCGAAGCGCACATCGTCGCGCAGGCCGGGCGTCCTCATGCGGTGACCATCGCCACCAACATGGCCGGTCGCGGTACCGACATCGTGCTTGGCGGCTCGCTGGAATCCGAGATCGCCGCGCTGGAAGCGGAAGCCGGCGCCGAGCTGGGCGATGCCGAACGCCAGCGGATCAAGGCGGAGTGGCAACAACGTCACGACGCGGTGAAAGCCAGCGGCGGCCTGCATATCGTCGGCACCGAGCGTCACGAATCGCGCCGCATCGACAACCAGCTGCGTGGCCGCTCCGGCCGTCAGGGCGATCCCGGCTCCTCGCGGTTCTATCTGTCGCTCGAAGACAACCTGATGCGCATCTTCGCCGCCGACTGGGTGCAGCGGATGATGGCGCGGATGGGCCTGAAGGAAGACGACATCATCGAAAGCCCGCTGGTCAGCAAGCAGATCGCCGGCGCGCAGCGCAAGGTCGAAGCGCACAACTTCGACATCCGCAAGAACCTGCTCGATTTCGATGACGTCAACAACGATCAGCGCAAGGTCATCTATCGCCAGCGCGACGAGTTGCTGGAAGCCGAGAGCATCCAGCAGAACATCGACGATATCCGCGCCGACGTGGTCGCCGATCTGGTCGATCGCTTCGTACCGCCGAATTCCATCGACGAACAATGGGACCTGCAGGGCCTGGACGCAGAGTTGGCGGCCGAATTCAATCTGCCGCAGTCGATCGCGAAGGCCGTGCAGGAAAAGACCGAGATCGACGCCGAAGGCATCGCTGCCCTCGCGCAGGCCGAGGTCGCCAAACTGTTCGAAGACAAGGAAACCGCGATCGGCAGCGACACCATGCGCATGCTCGAAAAACATCTGATGCTGACCGTGCTCGACCAGAGCTGGAAGGAGCATCTCGGGCGGATGGACTATCTGCGCCAGGGCATCCATCTGCGCGGTTACGCGCAGAAACAGCCGAAGCAGGAATACAAGAAAGAAGCGTTCGAGCTGTTCAGCGAGCTGCTGGAGAAGGTCAAGCGCGAAGTGATTTCGCTGTTGGCCCGCGTGCGGATCCGCAGCGAGGAAGAGATCGCGCAGGCCGAAGCCGCCGAGCGGGCGCGCGCCGAAGCGGTCGCGCGCCAGATGCAGTTCCAGCATCCGGATATGGGCGGCTACAGCGCCGACGAAGAAGCCGCGGATCCGGACTATCAGAATCCTTCCGAAGTACCGAAGGTCGGGCGCAACGATCCCTGTCCGTGCGGTTCCGGCAAGAAGTACAAACACTGCCACGGCCAATTGGCCTGA
- a CDS encoding M23 family metallopeptidase: protein MREKPAYCAVCLLTVGALFGTTGQGLLRGAEYSRLKADVEIQRSGLETTRREAQREVNALAARLGELQAEANRLNALGERLTRVAQLGDGEFDFDKPVGVGGVGPVRDMPARGLRDGLADLGAQLKHSGSQLSVLEALLFNRELDKNAMPTRDPIANSYVTSGFGYRADPFGGGSQQHKGIDFEANTGDPVLAVGDGVVTYSGVRSGYGNVVEVDHGNGYVTRYAHNSRLIGQVGDLVRGGQEIAKAGSTGRSTGAHVHFEVWDNGVVVNPNQFLGQAAAKPAGKG from the coding sequence ATGCGGGAGAAGCCGGCCTATTGCGCAGTCTGCCTGTTGACGGTCGGCGCGCTGTTCGGCACGACCGGGCAGGGTCTGTTGCGCGGTGCCGAATACAGTCGCCTCAAGGCCGATGTCGAAATCCAGCGGAGCGGCCTCGAAACGACGCGCCGCGAGGCGCAGCGCGAAGTCAACGCGCTCGCCGCGCGACTCGGCGAACTGCAGGCCGAAGCCAATCGTCTCAATGCGCTCGGCGAGCGCTTGACCCGCGTCGCCCAGCTCGGCGACGGCGAATTCGATTTCGACAAGCCGGTGGGCGTCGGTGGTGTCGGCCCGGTGCGCGATATGCCGGCTCGCGGCCTGCGCGATGGTTTGGCCGACCTCGGTGCCCAGTTGAAGCATTCCGGCAGCCAGCTGTCTGTCCTCGAGGCGCTGTTGTTCAATCGCGAATTGGACAAGAACGCGATGCCGACCCGCGACCCGATCGCCAACAGCTATGTCACCTCCGGCTTCGGCTATCGCGCAGATCCGTTCGGCGGCGGCAGCCAGCAGCACAAAGGCATCGATTTCGAGGCCAACACCGGTGATCCGGTGTTGGCGGTCGGCGATGGCGTCGTGACCTATTCCGGCGTCCGTTCCGGCTACGGCAACGTGGTCGAGGTCGATCACGGCAACGGCTATGTCACCCGGTATGCGCACAACTCGCGCCTGATCGGCCAGGTCGGCGATCTGGTTCGCGGTGGGCAGGAGATCGCCAAGGCAGGGTCCACCGGCCGATCCACCGGCGCTCACGTGCACTTCGAGGTCTGGGACAACGGGGTCGTGGTCAATCCGAACCAGTTCCTCGGTCAAGCCGCGGCCAAGCCCGCCGGCAAGGGCTGA